DNA sequence from the Candidatus Hydrogenedentota bacterium genome:
CACCGGAATTGTTCTGCCCGTGGACGGCGGATTTTCCGCCTTCTCGGGCGTCTGAGTTTTGCCGCCGACCCGCAAGAACAGCCGCAACCCCTTAAGAAAGGTGCTGACATGAGTGATCCTGTTGCCGCGTTGAAGGAGTGGAAGCCCCGGAATGAGTTTCTCATCGCCATAGACTCCGACGGGTGCGCGTTCGACACCATGGAAATCAAACACAAGGAGTGCTTCATCCCCAACATCATCAAGCACTGGGGGCTTCAGGCCGTTTCCAAGTACGCCCGCGCCGCCGCCGAGTTTGTGAACCTCTACTCCAAATGGCGCGGCGTCAACCGCTTTCCGGCCCTGCTCATGACGGTTGACCTGCTGGCCGAGTGGGACGCCCCGATGGCCCGCGGCATCGCCCTGCCCGCCATGCCCAACCTTCGCCGCTGGGTGGAGAACGAGACCAAGCTGGGCAATCCGGCGCTCAAGGCCTACTGCGCCGCCCACTCCGCCGGGGACGAGCCGGACATGCACACCGCCCTGGAGTGGTCGCTGGCGGTCAACCGCTCGGTGGAGGACATCGTGCAGGGCGGCCTGCCGCCGTTCCCCTATGTCCGCGAGTGCCTGGAAAAGGCGATGGGCGCCGCCGACATGATGGTCTGCTCCCAGACGCCCGGCGAGGCCCTCGAGCGCGAGTGGGCCGAGCAGGACATGGCGAAGTACGTTTTCGCCATCAACGGCCAGGAGGTCGGCACGAAGGGCGAGCACATCCAGCACGCGTCCGAAGGCCGCTACGACAAGACGAAGATTCTCATGATCGGCGACGCCAACGGCGACCTCAAGGCGGCCCGCAAGAACGACGCCCTCTTCTTCCCCATCAATCCGGGCGACGAGGAGGCCTCCTGGAAGCGACTGTACGACGAGGGGCTCGGCCGCTTCTTCGCGGGCACCTACGCCGGCGACTACGAGGCGTCCCTCATCGCCGAGTTTGACAAGTACCTTCCCGAAGTCCCGCCGTGGAAGCGGAGCCACTGACCCGCCATGCGCATTCTGGTTGACGAGAACGTCCCCTACGGGCGCGAGGCCTTTGGCACCCTGGGCGGGGTGGTCACCGCCCACGGACGCGCCATCTGCCGCGGCATGCTGGCGGACGTGGACGCCCTCGTGGTGCGCAGCATCACCAAGGTGAACGCGGACCTGCTCGAAGGCACCCCCGTCCGCTTTGTCGGCACCTGCACCATCGGCGAGGATCATGTGGACAAGGCGTGGCTCGCGGCGAACGGCGTGGCCTTCAGCAGCGCCCCGGGCTGCAACGCCAACAGTGTCGGGGACTACATCACCGCCGCCCTGCTCACCCTCGAGCAGCGCCTCGGGCTGGACCTGTCCTCCATGAGCCTGGGCGTCGTTGGCGTCGGCAATGTCGGGACGAAAGTCGCGGCCAAAGCCTCCGCCCTCGGCATGACCTGCGTGCTGAACGACCCGCCCCGCCAGGAACGGGAGGGCGGCGACGCTTTCCGCCCCCTGTCCGACATCCTCGCCTGTGACATCATCACTTTCCACGTGCCGCTGGAAAAGGCGGGGGCACACCCGACCTTCCATCTCTGTGACAAGCGCCTCCTCGCGGCCATGAAGCCCGGCGTCATCGTGCTCAATTCATCGCGCGGGCCGGTGGTGGACAACGCGGCCCTCAAGGCCGCCCTGGCGGACGGCCGCGTGCGCGCCGCCGTTCTGGACGTGTGGGAGGGGGAGCCCGCCCCCGATCTCGAGCTCGTGGCGGCGGCGGCCATCGCCACGCCCCACATCGCCGGATACTCCTTCGACGGCAAAGTCAACGGCACCCGCCAAGTCTACGAGGCGCTCTGCCGCGCCCGGGGGCTGCTCCCCGAATGGGATCCGATGCCGCTCCTGCCGCCCCCCGACTGCCCGGAGCTGACGGTGGACCCCCGCGTACCCGGGGCGCTGTTCGGGGCGGTCAATGCGGTCTACGACATTTCGGCAGACGATGCGCGGATGCGCGGCATTCTGGCACAGGAGGGGAGGGAGGCCCAGGCGGCCTGGTTTGACCGTCTCCGCAAGGAATACCCGCGCCGCCGCGAATTCTTCAACACGCGGGTCCAAATGGCCGTGCCCGACGCCGGGATGGCAGGAAAGCTGGGGGGCCTCGGCTTCGCCGTGACCAATGCGGCGAAGTGACGGTCGGCCCATGAGGGAGAACACCCATGGCGGTGCTTGAAAAGATCGCAGAACAGGGGTACTTGAGTGCGGACGAAATCCGCGCCTTTGTCGCCGAGGCCTGCGGCACCCTGGCCCTCGACGGCAAGTCGGTGCTGTTCATCATCCCCGACCAGACCCGCAGCATGCCCATGCCCCTTGTCTTCCGCGCACTGCACGACGCGGTCCACGGCCGGGCGAAGAAGATGGACTACCTCATCGCCCTGGGCACCCACCCGCCCATGACGGACGCCATGATCCACACACTGCTCGGCATCACACCGGAGGAGCGCGCGGGGAAATTCGGCGACATCGGCATCTTCAACCACGACTGGAAGAACCCTGAGGCGCTGACCCGGGTGGGGGCTTTCACAGAGGACGACATCGCCGAACTCTCCGGCGGCCTGCTCCGGCGGGGGGCGGAGGTCACCCTCAACCGCCGCGTGCTGGACTACGACCTCGTGTGCATCGTGGGGCCGGTCTTCCCGCATGAGGTGGTCGGGTTCAGCGGCGGCAACAAATACTTCTACCCCGGCGTTGCGGGGGAGGACATCCTGAACCTCTTCCACTGGCTGGGCGCCCTCATCACCAACTACGCCATCAACGGCACCAAGCACACGCCCGTGCGCGCGGTGGTGGACCGCGCGGCCGCCATGATCCCCGTGGAGAAGCGGTGCTTCTGCCTGACGCAGGTGAAGAAGGACACCAAGGCCGTCTTCTTCGGCACGCCGGAGGAGGCCTGGGACCGCGCCGCGGACCTGAGCGCGAAGACGCACATCGTCTACAAGGACCGGCCCTTCAAGAGCGTGCTGGCCATGGCCCCGCCCATGTACGACGAGATTTGGGTCGCCGGAAAGTGCATGTACAAGCTGGAGCCCGTGGTCGCCGACGGCGGCGAGCTGATCATCTACGGAAAGCACATCCACGAGGTCAGCGTCACCCACGGAAAACTCATCGCGCGGATTGGCTACCATGTCCGCGACTACTTCGTGAAGCAG
Encoded proteins:
- a CDS encoding HAD family hydrolase, whose amino-acid sequence is MSDPVAALKEWKPRNEFLIAIDSDGCAFDTMEIKHKECFIPNIIKHWGLQAVSKYARAAAEFVNLYSKWRGVNRFPALLMTVDLLAEWDAPMARGIALPAMPNLRRWVENETKLGNPALKAYCAAHSAGDEPDMHTALEWSLAVNRSVEDIVQGGLPPFPYVRECLEKAMGAADMMVCSQTPGEALEREWAEQDMAKYVFAINGQEVGTKGEHIQHASEGRYDKTKILMIGDANGDLKAARKNDALFFPINPGDEEASWKRLYDEGLGRFFAGTYAGDYEASLIAEFDKYLPEVPPWKRSH
- a CDS encoding 4-phosphoerythronate dehydrogenase gives rise to the protein MRILVDENVPYGREAFGTLGGVVTAHGRAICRGMLADVDALVVRSITKVNADLLEGTPVRFVGTCTIGEDHVDKAWLAANGVAFSSAPGCNANSVGDYITAALLTLEQRLGLDLSSMSLGVVGVGNVGTKVAAKASALGMTCVLNDPPRQEREGGDAFRPLSDILACDIITFHVPLEKAGAHPTFHLCDKRLLAAMKPGVIVLNSSRGPVVDNAALKAALADGRVRAAVLDVWEGEPAPDLELVAAAAIATPHIAGYSFDGKVNGTRQVYEALCRARGLLPEWDPMPLLPPPDCPELTVDPRVPGALFGAVNAVYDISADDARMRGILAQEGREAQAAWFDRLRKEYPRRREFFNTRVQMAVPDAGMAGKLGGLGFAVTNAAK
- a CDS encoding DUF2088 domain-containing protein, with product MAVLEKIAEQGYLSADEIRAFVAEACGTLALDGKSVLFIIPDQTRSMPMPLVFRALHDAVHGRAKKMDYLIALGTHPPMTDAMIHTLLGITPEERAGKFGDIGIFNHDWKNPEALTRVGAFTEDDIAELSGGLLRRGAEVTLNRRVLDYDLVCIVGPVFPHEVVGFSGGNKYFYPGVAGEDILNLFHWLGALITNYAINGTKHTPVRAVVDRAAAMIPVEKRCFCLTQVKKDTKAVFFGTPEEAWDRAADLSAKTHIVYKDRPFKSVLAMAPPMYDEIWVAGKCMYKLEPVVADGGELIIYGKHIHEVSVTHGKLIARIGYHVRDYFVKQMDRFTDIPGGILAHSTHVRGMGTYEDGVEKPRVTVTLATSIPEAECRAINLNYRDPDSINPDDWRDREDEGLLLVPDAGEILYRLK